Proteins from a genomic interval of Desulfomonilaceae bacterium:
- a CDS encoding ATP-binding protein, which translates to MDKMGVMKIRDLMRYLPVLSIVLVAGTLLVIVIIFTIRNINAQNQRMEEFTLRQGISVIRTLEAGTRTGFMEGDWGIEYLQMLIEQAAKDPDVAWVGLINSDGMIVAHSEPAKIGLRLLMGKELQTVQTVIRTGEPLSFKRELPDGRTIFEIWKPFTPFPDQLAESEIAAKHTRIGQELLNLFDREQKQVLFLGLKMDRFKEIRRQEIVFAVFMGAVLFIVGSASVYFVFVVQNAYLVRRTLDEMRTYTRNVLESMANGLITVDRTLRVATYNPNALEILRKTKEDLDGRLISEILPVENEIRKVLSEPDLISEKEVKMNGEGKSKNFLALTVSPLKDQESATPRGAVVILRDMTIIRELEQKVIVSEKFAALGRLSAGVAHEIRNPLNSIRGFIQYFQKKLSLEPEDYRYTELMLTEVDRLNRVISKLLAYSKPREPRLTIRSAEEIVDHCVRVVEREAREAGVEINVDRPDPDLPLVMVDSDQMTQVFLNILINAIEASQQGGKVSVRLQTDSSGRLQVVTEDSGEGVPRENIDKLFDPFFSTKKKGTGLGLAIVKSIIEGHGGEIEVESDHGKGTRFIVILNPYEPPQEVFVAFAGDEIA; encoded by the coding sequence ATGGATAAGATGGGTGTAATGAAAATAAGGGATTTGATGAGATATCTTCCGGTTTTGTCGATAGTTCTCGTAGCCGGAACGTTACTTGTAATCGTCATCATTTTCACGATTAGGAATATAAACGCGCAGAATCAGAGAATGGAGGAGTTTACCTTACGACAGGGGATTTCAGTTATTAGAACGCTTGAGGCCGGCACGAGAACGGGCTTCATGGAGGGCGACTGGGGGATCGAGTATTTACAGATGCTTATTGAACAGGCGGCAAAGGACCCTGACGTGGCATGGGTGGGTCTCATAAATAGTGATGGGATGATAGTGGCCCATAGCGAGCCGGCTAAAATAGGCCTTCGGTTGTTAATGGGGAAAGAACTTCAGACAGTTCAGACAGTAATAAGAACCGGTGAGCCTCTTTCATTCAAGCGTGAATTGCCGGACGGCAGGACAATATTTGAAATTTGGAAGCCATTCACCCCATTTCCAGATCAGCTTGCCGAGAGCGAAATCGCTGCGAAGCACACGCGAATTGGTCAGGAATTGCTCAATCTGTTTGACAGAGAACAGAAGCAAGTTCTTTTTCTTGGCCTTAAAATGGATCGTTTCAAGGAAATACGGCGACAGGAGATCGTTTTCGCCGTATTTATGGGCGCAGTTCTATTCATAGTGGGCTCAGCCAGCGTTTATTTCGTCTTTGTAGTTCAAAACGCGTATTTAGTGAGAAGAACCCTTGATGAGATGAGAACATATACCAGAAATGTTCTTGAAAGCATGGCAAATGGACTTATCACGGTAGATCGAACCTTAAGAGTCGCAACATATAATCCAAACGCGCTTGAGATACTCCGGAAGACCAAGGAAGACCTGGACGGCAGGTTAATATCGGAAATTCTGCCGGTAGAGAATGAGATAAGGAAAGTTCTGTCGGAGCCTGATCTTATCTCCGAAAAAGAAGTTAAGATGAATGGAGAAGGCAAGAGTAAGAATTTTCTGGCGCTAACAGTTTCACCTTTGAAAGACCAGGAGTCGGCGACTCCTCGTGGGGCTGTGGTAATCCTGCGTGATATGACAATAATTCGGGAGCTTGAGCAAAAAGTTATCGTGAGTGAAAAATTCGCCGCTCTTGGTCGTCTATCTGCCGGTGTAGCGCATGAAATTCGTAATCCTCTAAATTCGATACGAGGTTTTATTCAGTACTTTCAAAAGAAGCTTTCTCTAGAGCCTGAAGACTACAGGTACACGGAGCTTATGTTGACTGAAGTAGATCGTCTCAATCGTGTCATTTCAAAACTATTGGCGTATTCCAAGCCTCGTGAACCGCGCCTGACGATTCGATCCGCCGAAGAAATTGTGGACCACTGCGTAAGAGTAGTCGAGCGTGAAGCGCGTGAGGCCGGTGTAGAAATCAATGTAGATCGTCCTGACCCCGATCTGCCTCTTGTCATGGTTGATTCTGATCAAATGACGCAGGTATTTCTGAACATTTTAATAAACGCTATTGAAGCTTCGCAACAAGGCGGAAAGGTCAGCGTAAGATTACAGACCGACTCGAGTGGTAGATTGCAGGTAGTCACCGAGGACAGCGGTGAAGGCGTCCCACGTGAGAATATCGATAAACTCTTCGACCCATTTTTCTCAACAAAGAAAAAAGGCACTGGGTTGGGCCTAGCGATTGTCAAAAGCATTATCGAGGGTCATGGTGGGGAAATAGAAGTTGAGTCGG